The proteins below are encoded in one region of Oncorhynchus gorbuscha isolate QuinsamMale2020 ecotype Even-year linkage group LG01, OgorEven_v1.0, whole genome shotgun sequence:
- the LOC123999398 gene encoding uromodulin-like isoform X2 gives MALKFNLKVFLVLVIFCCDRVLGICTVTHCTDTTKCLLSLDKSNCKCAVGYYGDLCDKVATINVMCGKDYITIMVNEDFFQYYKVPMESLHLKNESCRAQKEVMSDVPYYIVRISKDQYVSCGGKPLEKNITHIAYALTLMSAPQVYGNIIRDPMIKIEYTCIYPYIRTVSLPYPIIPFSSETVMRMGELDAKVEMALFTDHTYTEAFQSSPLIHLRDRVYVEIKVVELEDVFHLRVNECWATQSPKPNQTDSSVHTLLRNGCVNDETVTFLNTTMGANGEASTIRYSFDMFRFVVEPHDLYLHCAVRLCSLDDDEPCIPECKSITKRAAVRGDPTHGLLSYGPIRIDIPDRPQSNLLLLMIPVAGIWVLGLFLLALITIAKAGNRRLSQLANR, from the exons ATGGCGCTCAAATTCAACTTGAAG GTATTTTTGGTCCTCGTCATTTTCTGCTGTGACCGTGTCCTTG GAATATGCACTGTCACACACTGCACTGACACAACCAAGTGTTTGCTGTCCCTCGACAAAAGCAACTGCAAATGTGCTGTTGGCTACTATGGAGACCTGTGTGACAAAG tTGCTACCATCAATGTCATGTGTGGCAAAGACTACATTACTATCATGGTGAATGAGGACTTTTTCCAGTACTACAAAGTACCTATGGAATCTCTGCACTTGAAGAATGAGTCTTGTCGTGCCCAAAAGGAGGTCATGTCTGATGTCCCATACTACATTGTGCGGATATCAAAGGATCAGTATGTTTCCTGTGGCGGTAAACCACTGGAG AAAAACATCACTCACATTGCATACGCCTTAACTCTCATGTCGGCCCCTCAAGTCTATGGAAATATAATAAGAGACCCAATGATAAAAATTGAGTACACGTGTATCTACCCATACATCCGCACTGTCAGTTTGCCGTACCCCATCATCCCCTTCTCTAG TGAGACTGTGATGCGGATGGGTGAGTTGGATGCCAAGGTGGAGATGGCCCTCTTCACAGATCACACCTACACAGAGGCGTTCCAAAGCTCACCGCTGATCCACCTCCGGGACAGGGTGTATGTGGAGATCAAGGTCGTGGAGCTGGAGGACGTCTTCCACTTGAGGGTGAATGAATGCTGGGCCACACAGTCCCCCAAACCcaaccagacagacagctcagttcACACCCTGCTGCGCAATGG GTGTGTGAATGACGAAACTGTCACATTTCTCAATACGACAATGGGCGCCAATGGAGAGGCCTCAACCATCCGGTACAGCTTTGACATGTTCCGCTTTGTTGTGGAGCCTCATGACCTGTACCTGCACTGCGCAGTGCGCTTGTGCTCCCTGGACGATGACGAACCCTGCATTCCT GAGTGCAAATCTATAACCAAGAGGGCAGCAGTGCGTGGAGACCCAACTCATGGTCTACTGTCATATGGACCAATCAGGATTGACATACCAGACCGACCCCAATCTA ATCTGCTGCTGCTGATGATTCCTGTGGCTGGCATCTGGGTCCTGGGCCTCTTCCTCCTCGCCCTAATCACCATCGCTAAGGCAGGAAACCGACGACTGTCACAGCTAGCAAACCGCTGA
- the LOC123999398 gene encoding uromodulin-like isoform X1 — MALKFNLKVNCCGIYQVFLVLVIFCCDRVLGICTVTHCTDTTKCLLSLDKSNCKCAVGYYGDLCDKVATINVMCGKDYITIMVNEDFFQYYKVPMESLHLKNESCRAQKEVMSDVPYYIVRISKDQYVSCGGKPLEKNITHIAYALTLMSAPQVYGNIIRDPMIKIEYTCIYPYIRTVSLPYPIIPFSSETVMRMGELDAKVEMALFTDHTYTEAFQSSPLIHLRDRVYVEIKVVELEDVFHLRVNECWATQSPKPNQTDSSVHTLLRNGCVNDETVTFLNTTMGANGEASTIRYSFDMFRFVVEPHDLYLHCAVRLCSLDDDEPCIPECKSITKRAAVRGDPTHGLLSYGPIRIDIPDRPQSNLLLLMIPVAGIWVLGLFLLALITIAKAGNRRLSQLANR; from the exons ATGGCGCTCAAATTCAACTTGAAG GTTAATTGCTGTGGAATTTACCAGGTATTTTTGGTCCTCGTCATTTTCTGCTGTGACCGTGTCCTTG GAATATGCACTGTCACACACTGCACTGACACAACCAAGTGTTTGCTGTCCCTCGACAAAAGCAACTGCAAATGTGCTGTTGGCTACTATGGAGACCTGTGTGACAAAG tTGCTACCATCAATGTCATGTGTGGCAAAGACTACATTACTATCATGGTGAATGAGGACTTTTTCCAGTACTACAAAGTACCTATGGAATCTCTGCACTTGAAGAATGAGTCTTGTCGTGCCCAAAAGGAGGTCATGTCTGATGTCCCATACTACATTGTGCGGATATCAAAGGATCAGTATGTTTCCTGTGGCGGTAAACCACTGGAG AAAAACATCACTCACATTGCATACGCCTTAACTCTCATGTCGGCCCCTCAAGTCTATGGAAATATAATAAGAGACCCAATGATAAAAATTGAGTACACGTGTATCTACCCATACATCCGCACTGTCAGTTTGCCGTACCCCATCATCCCCTTCTCTAG TGAGACTGTGATGCGGATGGGTGAGTTGGATGCCAAGGTGGAGATGGCCCTCTTCACAGATCACACCTACACAGAGGCGTTCCAAAGCTCACCGCTGATCCACCTCCGGGACAGGGTGTATGTGGAGATCAAGGTCGTGGAGCTGGAGGACGTCTTCCACTTGAGGGTGAATGAATGCTGGGCCACACAGTCCCCCAAACCcaaccagacagacagctcagttcACACCCTGCTGCGCAATGG GTGTGTGAATGACGAAACTGTCACATTTCTCAATACGACAATGGGCGCCAATGGAGAGGCCTCAACCATCCGGTACAGCTTTGACATGTTCCGCTTTGTTGTGGAGCCTCATGACCTGTACCTGCACTGCGCAGTGCGCTTGTGCTCCCTGGACGATGACGAACCCTGCATTCCT GAGTGCAAATCTATAACCAAGAGGGCAGCAGTGCGTGGAGACCCAACTCATGGTCTACTGTCATATGGACCAATCAGGATTGACATACCAGACCGACCCCAATCTA ATCTGCTGCTGCTGATGATTCCTGTGGCTGGCATCTGGGTCCTGGGCCTCTTCCTCCTCGCCCTAATCACCATCGCTAAGGCAGGAAACCGACGACTGTCACAGCTAGCAAACCGCTGA